Genomic DNA from Callospermophilus lateralis isolate mCalLat2 chromosome 11, mCalLat2.hap1, whole genome shotgun sequence:
GAAAgccaggaggaggaagagaggggtGCAGAAGGATAGTAGCTCCCCACCTCCCAGCCTGACCCAGAAGAACACTCGGCTGTCTAGAGCCATCTCAGACCTCCAGGAGAGGGAACATCACCGCCTCTGTGCCCGGGTTGACCCACGTGTCCATCCACGACGGCGGCCAAGGAGGGAGGCTGCCTTCCAGAGCCCCTACTCATCAACAGAGCCCCTCTGCTCTCCCAGGCAAGTGGAACAGTGCCTCTCCCCAGGACTAGTGGCCTCTGAACCCAGGCACAATTTCCCTTCCCTGACCCTGCAAACACTAACTAAGCCCCAGGGACTTCTGAGCACTTCCCATGGCTACCTGGAACCACAGCACACTGAAATGAGTCACATCTGTGTTCTGGCCCAGCTCTGCCCCCAGAGCTAATGTTGGGCCTGAAAAAAAATCCTTTAGGGCCTCAGATTCCCTATCTGTAAAAAGAAGTGGTAACCCTAGTTCTGACTGATCCCATTTCCCCCAGCCTCCTGGGAAAGCCATCTGGGGGGTAGAAGCTCAGGTTCCAAGTAGGGAACAGCAGGATCCGCTTGTCTACAAAAATCAACTGCCTGTGGCCTCAACCTCATGGACTTTGATGTCACTTCCCAGAGTAAGGATTTGCGGTGAGGTATTCCCAGCCCACCAGAGCCACCTGGGTCCACAGGCCAGGACCCAGTGCTGGGTTGGGAAGAAGGAAAAGCCCCAGGCCTCCAACTAGTCCCTGATGTGGCTTTTCCTTGTGATCAGCGAGTCTGACAGTGACCTAGAGCCTGTGGGAGCAGGAATTCAGCATCTCCAGAAGCTGtcccaaaagctgaacaaagccaTTATGGCTGAAGAGAGGTGAGTTGGCATCCATGCTACAGAGTGGTGTCTGGGAAGAGTCCCTTTTAGCCAGGTCCTCTTGGTAGGCAGGCTGATGGTTCTGGCTCCGACCTGCTGTGTGATGCTAACCAgtccctgcccctccctgggcTTTGGTCTCCTTATTGGAAACATAAGGGATGAAAGATCTAGATTGAGGTGATGGTGAAGGATGCACCCTGGATGTCCTCAAGTCCTTGGGATCCCACCTTTGTTTGGAACCTCACATGTAACTGGCGACCGAATTCCTGAAGGACCTGCCTTTCCTCCAATACTCCCCATGGCTCCTTTATGCCCTGCCTAACCATGGAATTGGGGGGGGAAATGACATGGCTGCTATGGAATTTCTGCTCTCTCTGCTCAGGACCCCATTCTGTGGGCAGGGCCTCTGTTCTGAATCTGCCCTAACTTGGGACAGTTTCCTCCTTTGTATAATGGTCACAGTGGGCTCTTAGGCAGGGTCCTTCCAGCTCTGTGTCAAACAGCCATGTTCCCACCACATTTTCAGGGTTCTAGTCTTGTCTAGTCTAGACTAGGGGAGCCCCCTCAGAGCCCGCAGCACCCAGAAGCATCAACCCCACCCCCTTCTCCATCCCTAGTGGTGACATGACCATCTCCCTCATTCGTCACTGAGGACAGCGACTTCCAGGTAATGACTCCTAAGACCCTCCTCCCACAGCAGGGTCTTTCTCCTCGTCATGCATGAGTGCGTAGACCTATCTGCAAGCGAGTTAAAGAAATGAGTCTATTTTGAGGAAAAAACCCACAGAGAGGGTGCACAAGGGCAGAGTGGGAAGTGTATGAGTCTTCTACGGAGCCAGAGCTGTTACCTTCCCTGACACCCAATCACTGAGCATGCTGGGACCCCAAGTACCTACAGCCATCTTCCAGCCCCCCATTTTAAGGGGAAAGCTATGGTGCCCTTACTGCTCTTTTGAGCACAGCAAGGGGCGCAAAGGGAGCTCTGTCTTGCAGGAAATGAGCCCTGTCTGGCCACCAGAGCCCTCACACCAGGATGTCTGTGCCATGAGCTTCCTGGaagaagcccccccccccccaagtcaTCAGCAACCCTGAGCTGCTGCTGACAAGGACCTGACCAACAAGGGCCAAGGTCTCTTCTGCTTCAGCCACATCCAGGCCCATCAGTGACCACCTGCCACCACCTGAGTGATTTGGAGAAATCTTGGAATTGCTCCTACCCTCTCCCTAGGGATTATTGTACTTAGGAACTAATCCCACACGCTGTGGGGGCCTTATCCATAATGGGAAGACTAGAACATGCTGGAGAGTTCTGAACCATGCAGCCAGGAGCAGGGTCCTTGGAGTGTCATGTGTGGACTCACCTCCTGTGTTTCTAATGCAGAGGTTCTTGGGGACACAATTCCAACCCTGCTTCCCCCCACCACCTTCAGGACCCCAGAGGAAGATAGTGGAGATGTTTCCAGGCTGTGGGACCCTGGGCCTATTTATAAGGAGCTCAGCATGGGGCACTATGGACTTACAGGGAAGAGCCCTCTTCAAGAGCAgtttctgtcctttgtaaattactTAAGAAATTCTGCTTTGTCTTTTTTATTAGAAAGAAACCAGTGTGTAAGTTTCCTAGATCACATCGCTTTTTAATAATAAACTCTTTCCACATTTCACATTTGTTCCCCTTCACATCCCCCCGCCCCACAGCCCACCCTGACACTGCTATGAGTCCTAAGTTTAGGGTGTGATATTTTTGTCTCCCCTGTCTTCTCTGCTCTCAGGCTGCTTGTCCCCCAAATCCCAGCTTGGGGAAAACAGGAGTGAAAGGAAGGCTTTCTCAAGTTAGTCCAGAGCAAAGCACATTTTAAAGGCAAATAAGGTTTTTATTTAAGTGACAACATTTGAGAGTTAAAAACCAGCTCACATCAAAATCAAGACCAATTGTAAAAATCTTTTAACTCCATAATGCTGCTTTTGTCTTGTTAGAAatctggtattttacattttcttttctaacgGATTTTGTACAAGGCAGCTAATAAACCATGTCCACCACAGAACCACCCATCACAGACAATACTGAAAGTTACACACTTGGGAACAGTCTGACCCTTGGCAAGGTCAGACTGGCTGGCACCACCcacagaaacaaagagaaaaggaCAGCGGGGGTCCTCGAGTGGGGGGTCCCTTGGGTGAACCGCCCTCCTCTGGCCTGCCCCTCCTTGGTGTCACCTGCCTCTCCTCTGTCCCAAAGAGGGTGAGGTCAAACTCTTGATTTTCCTCCCAACCATCCTATTAGTTTCTCAGCAAGGACAGCAGAACTCGGCTGTGCCTTGCAGCTTGGACTTAACCCTAATTTGGATGTTTAAGAAAATTCCCCCAAACCCTTAGGGAAGGAAGAATgagtggttgtgtgtgtgtgtgtgtgtgtgtgtgtgtgtgcgcgcgcgcgcgcgcgcgcacgtatgtggtggtttttgttgttgttgttggttttgggCTGAGCCAAAGAGAATAGGTTTCCAGAGCACTTGGCACTCAAACCCCCGGGGATTCGGCCAGAAAGTTGGTTGGTTGTTTAAGGCGGGGTCAACTGCGAGGCTCCTTCACAGTCAGGGCGCCCCTCCCGGGCAGGGCTGCACCTGAGCTGGTTGTGGGGGGTGTGGATGCAAAACTGGCACCAACTTTGGACCCAGAACCACCTGCCTGAGGTGGGGTCCAGCCTTCTTTTAAAGATTAAAGATCGATGCCAGGTTTGTCTGCAGGACACTCCCAGGGCACAAGTATGGGCTCCAAAGTGGTCAAGTACAGTTTAAAAACCACTAAGATCTAGCCTCCCCTCTTTCAAAAAGCTACCCCCAGTATCCCAAGAATCCTGGAGTCCAGACACATTTGCTGTAGCCCAGCACCCTGACAAGAAGGCTGATCCTCCAAATGCACAAAAGGAGTccattgtgtttttgttttgttttgttttgttttaatattccATGGTGAGTAAGGGAGGAGTCAAGATCTTTAGGGGGGGAAAAATCATAATGCTGAAAGAGCAGGCCATAGCAAAGAATGCACCCTGAACCCCCAACAAGGCAAGGGATAGGGGAAGGCAGCAGGCAGGCCCTCAGCCAGGACAGCCACCACGTGGGGAAAAACAAACATGCCACGGAACAAGCAGCTTTGGTCAGGCAGGAAGATCTGTCTTCCAGCTGCTGGTGAGCAGGCACACCAGGAGCTAGAAGAATTCTCTAGAAGACAGCTAGCTGAATTGGGATCACAGAATTACTGAAGGAGAGGTGGAAGCACCCCTTCCAAGGAATGGGACTTGGTTCTCTGTGTCTCCAACTTAACTGGACAGACAAGATTGAACACACCACTAGTATAGAAAGTGCATATGGGGTACGTAGTTGCCGAGAAAGCAGTACTTGGAAACAGAAATCATCTCTTCACTGAACAGAACGGCAAGTACACATTCACACACGCCAACTACAGCTCTGAGGGTGTTGTGTTCACAATATATCTCCCTGTACACCGTCAGCATCTCATGTGGGAGTCATCAAAACCCCAGTCTGGGGACTCCAGCAAGGGAAGGGGTGGCGGCCCTCCTGCTGGATCCTGTGTCTCAGCTCTGATCCCTAGAGTCATAGAACCCTGGTCACGGACTCCAGATTTCCTGGAGATCCCAGCTCACACTTGTGCACTCTTCCTCCCCACTCCCAAACACACGAGCCTGGGGTTCTCAGAAAAGGAAGGGGAATCTAACCTGGGGGGAAAGAGTCTCATGCTAATTATTTTATCATTTGGAAGTAAAACCTCAGTGACTTCAGCTAAAAGGAGATGATGGAGTGTCAGAGAATCACATTGAGTCTGCCCAAGTCGAAATCATGGTACTTTGGGGAAAGGGGTGGGAAAGATTAGGATTGAGGTGgctacaccataaaagctggtgcAAAGAGAAAGCCAAAGAGTGACACGTGTTCCAGGGGACAGGCAGTGAGAAATCGCCGGGAGGCAGGGCCAGAGAAGAAGTGGAGGCTCACCACCTCCCGCCCCAGCAGACTCGCCCGCAGCACTGGGCTTGGATGGGGATGCAGTGCTGACCGTGGAGCAGAAGAGCTGGCAGATGGGGGAGGCAAAGGTGGCGGGAGCTGGCAAGCTGGAGGAGACGTTTCTAGTGGACAGAGCTGGGGTGGGAGCTGGAGCCCAGACCCCTCCAGCCCCAGCAGGGTGCCCAGGATTTCCTAGGCAATTTACAATGGTGGTGCCAGCCGCCCCCACCAGCAGCTGCCGTGGGCTGCATGGGAGCTGCAAGAGGTAGACATTGAGCAGAAGCGACACTGAGCTGAAACAGGGGCCTGCTGCGGACACACGTCTGGGCCCTGGGGCAGCCTCAATGAAAGAGCTGGGACCAGCCTCAGTGGCAGTCCACCAGGGCTCAGAGGCAACCTGGGGAAGCCCCTCAACAGGGGTGAACCTGGGCCAGGGCCCAGGGGAGTGCAGAGGCTTGGCCGCAGGAGGACCTGGGCAGACTTAGAAGGGCCCCCAGGAAAACCAAGCCCTGCCACCCTCAGGGGACTATTCAGGAGGAGGTGATAGGCTCAAACCAAGCAGAGTGGCAGAGGGAAGGAAGAGAATACAACAGTTTGAGCCAAAATTCTGCAAACCCCCAGAACCCTGGGATCTCAGCTCTATGCCTTCCAAGAaccaaaagagagaaatcagTCTGAGCAGGACTGGGGATAGGAAGAGCCAGATCCGTACCCTTTGTTGGGGGTGGAGGGAGCTCTTTTTCTCCCAGGAACACCAATTTGGGCATCAGTGCCAGGCCACCTGCTGCAATTCTCCATGGAGTAGGGGCTTCCTCGGAGAGGCTGAGTAGAGCGCACCTCCTTCCCAACCCACTCAGAAACCCTCTCCCAGTCGTGGAAGGGATGGATCGCTGGGCCCTCTGAAAAGCCTCCAGGGGCAAAGTGTAGGACAACTTAGGAGTCAAAAACTCCCATCCATCTCCACTGGGGGGACTACTCCAATTACAGAAAAAAAGGCAGGGCCCAGAGAAGGTAAGCAACAGGCTCAAGGGTACACAGCCAGCTCAGGTGGGCCAGAGCCCAAGGCTGCAGCCTCACAGGGGAGGATGTGAGGCAGGGCTCCCAGGAGAGGTACACACCTGTCCTAGAGGGCCACAGGAGAATGGTGAGGAGACTGAGGACAAGAAGTAGGGGACAAAGGACAGCTGCAGAAGGACAGACCGTCAGCACCAGACCCTGCCCCCCAGGGCTGTGGACAGACACCAAATCGTGAGAATGAGCCAAAAAGACGTCCTCTCACTCCCATAAAGTGACCACTTTGTCATAAGTGAATCAGCCCCAAAGTGGGTGACCCAGGATGTCACAAGGAGGGCGGGCACAATGCCACTCACTCCTCCACAAGACAGCCAAGAAGCTGTACCTGCCAGCGGCAGTTGGTCCTGGGGCTGGGGGCTTCTCCCCCCAGGTAGAGCCTGCCTTGCATGGCTGCGGGAGCCTCGGGGACTCTGAAAGATGGTCAACCTTGCCCAAACACTGCGGCTCGGGCAGGCCTGGCCCCCGGATTACACAAACACCAACCTTGACTCGGGCTTGCCGTCTTGGGCGTGGGGAGGCAGCAGCAGCGGCTGCACCGAGATCCCCGATTTCACCCTGTCGCAGCCCAGGGAGACCTCCCCAACGCGAGGCAGGGTCCCTCCCCACTCTGGTCGGACACTGCTGGACAGACACGGGAGGGAAAAAGCAGGAAAACGCCTGTGTCGGGGAGAAGGAGCCCCTCCCGTCCCTGCAGGCAGCCTGGTTGCCCCCCCACCCCTGTTCTGAGTACCGCCCGCCCCTCAGGGCACCGATTCGAACTTGGGGGGCCCACGCGCCCAGCTGAGCGCGGGCAGCGGCCGCTCGTGGTCCTTGTCGGACTCAGGTTGGCTCTGGGCCCGCTCGGGCTTGGGGTTGGTGGCTGGAGGGTCGGGCTGCTGCACCGACATGGTCCTGCGCAGGTGGTTGCGCTTGCGCAGGAACTCGGGCTGGGCGTGCAGCCCGAAGCTGCCCTTGCGCAGGATCATGCGCGAGTTGTTCTTCTTGGGCCGCGAGCGGTGGCTGGCCTCCAGCGCCGCCAGGTGTGCAGCGTAGCCTTCACTGAGGAACTGTAAAGGAGACAGGCGTCAGGCCGGCGAGGAAAGTAGACCCGTGTTCCTGATCCTGTCCCCCCAACATCACCATCCTCCTGGAACTAGGGAGACTCCGGCTTCGGAGTGGACCCCAGGGAAGTGGAAGCAGAAAACTCATTACCAACATTCCAGGGTCCCTATCTGAATTCTttcaacccccacccccacccgccgcccttgcccctatccccgtcctggggattgaacccaagaccccGGGGCATGCaaggccagcgctctaccactgagttacacctacACCCCCTATTCCTCCTCTGGATTCTTGAAGACTCTGAGGCACCCTTCCTTGTTGCCTTCACCAAaatctcaaaa
This window encodes:
- the Pimreg gene encoding protein PIMREG, whose protein sequence is MASQWQNLGASVRRRSLLEEELPEEEVIRSAAGQPETSSGALGSLCRRFQRRLPLRAVSLNLRAGPSWKRLETPEPEKQGLQAAARSAKTALGAMSQRIQESCQSGTKWLVETQVKARRRKRGVQKDSSSPPPSLTQKNTRLSRAISDLQEREHHRLCARVDPRVHPRRRPRREAAFQSPYSSTEPLCSPSESDSDLEPVGAGIQHLQKLSQKLNKAIMAEESGDMTISLIRH